AACCTGACCGGCTTCATTTCGTATATTCTTTTCGCACTTTCATCAACTGTAGCTGTGGTAGCTGTGAAAGATAAAGAGCCATcaggagataaaaaataaccAGCAAGAGagtaaatattatatttcgaaACCCGAGGTGAGTGGGAAAAGTGAAATGTGGGAACGGATCGAGTTGTAGAGTTGCGATTACAGAAGTTTGACATCAAAAGGGGTGTGAGAAAATGAAACGTCGACAATAATATCGTGTGTCGAAGAGGAAAGCCGACCGACGATAGAGACTCAAATTTGTCCAGTCGTGAATCATTATATATAGCTTTTAACAACCTTTTCTCTTGTCAATACTTTGTATTGTTCATATCGTGATAAAAGTTGAAATAAACACATTGTATTCGTTTAACCCTAAAATTACGCTGTCTCGAATACATATACGATACACCGGTGCGAGGCCGATGCGCATTTAAAtctaaaaaaagaaagaatcaaCAATTGAGAAAGAAAAGCTCCAGTGGAAcataatttattgatttttgaaaatagatttttttgtgaacGTGAATAAAACACTACTTCGGAATAgtatttttacaaatatttcacataacgtcgataaagaaaaatcgacCTCAAGCACCGGAGTAAACATGTACAATGTACATGCGCAACAATCACATACATatgtttacaaaaaaaaactcgctgACAAGTGATACGAGTCGCAACGAGAATTGCCCATTGCCTATAAGTATCTTCAACTGTAGCTGATTTCTTGGACATTGGAAGAAAATACGGTACCACGAACAATCTGTCTATACATTTGTCGTCATCCGTTTTTTATCAGGCTTTCGCTCTATATCGTCAAGAGTGCTAAGAAACGAGATATAATCAAACGTAAAGAAGGGAGATAATGTCGTCACGATAAGTGTCGAAATACACACGCGAAAAAGAGCTACGAGCATTCTTAGCGAACTACGCACGTATATCCCCTACGGcggaaatatatatgtattgaGATATACATACATCCAAAAGGCATACAGTGCGTGAATGTATATTGCTACATAAATTAATCTGAATGGAGAACAACCTAACCTACAAATTTATGCTCAACGTTAATGGTCTCATACCTAACAATATATTCGACGACATGGCTTGCGAGGCTTGTTCCGTCAAGTTTTCCCTCTTCAAACGCAAAGTGAGTACATAAACAAAATGCTCATActttttttgcttttgaaaTATACAAGACTGACATTGAAatagtacaaaaaaaatgtttatttctaGACTTTGCACAAAAGTAGTGGGGGTTTTTCGCTGTGTTAAAAGACATTTCTTGAAcatttgttttcattattgCAATCGAACAATTCTCGCACAGGTGATTtaggatgaatttttcatattctcaaCCTGTATGACAGTTAtggaatattaataaaaagaatatTACAGATTTTAAGCTATTATACAAAACAGATGGAGGACCCAATCTTGACAGCtgaaactttttaaataaccgtacattttttttcattgcagaAACAATGCAGAGAttgcatgagatttttctGTACCGATTGTGTTATTAAGAGAGGTGATCGTGTACTAAGCTGTGATAATTGCAGTATGCTCTCAAGAAGACCACTCGTTCGATCTCAAGTACTCAAAATGAGAACAAAAGATCTCAAACATTATCTcacagcaaaaaaaatttctttgcgAGGATGTGTTGGTGAGTTGAATCTTTGTTGAAATATACTTTTTACAATAATGTTTTGCAAGGTCTAGAATCGTCACGAACCTTATTGAGCAAGCAATTTGTAATAGTAATATGTTCTTGTTTCAGAAAAAGAAGACTTGATAAACATTTTAATGCAATATGCAAATGGGCCAGAAAGCCCGTTGAATCAAGACAGAACAAATGGCGTTCCAACTGGTCCTCAGTAAGTGAAATTGAATTATTCTTGAATATATATTCTTCAAAACCATTTCAGTGTCACCTTAATCCAGTGATTTCAACAGCATTTTGacattttcaatacttggATATTTCAAAGAAAGTCTCATTATTCAATTTGATTTGGGCAGAATTCCATCAAGCACAAATGGTCCGACCCCTTCGCCCCCTAGAAGATCTCGAAGCCCCCCGACGGTAACAACGAGACAAACAGTTGAATATCCTGAATCTGAGGATCAACAAGCCCACACTGCACCCTCAGCCGCACGATCTCATGAAGTGGAAATTGAAGAAGTCTCCGGTGAAGACACTACCTCAACGCTCAGTCCCACTGGGCCTGAACCACTCGTTACAGAACAAGACGTTGAAGAAATGTCTTCTGACGAAGCATCCAATACTCAGCCATCACCAATCTTCACCGAACTGCCAACGGTGAGCTTTCCAATCAttgcagatttttaaaaattcaacaatgtgAGAGCTTGTCAACAAAGATCAAAAACATCTTCAAGGTTTTCATATCCACACTTTGCTGCATTTAGTATATAGGAAAATTGGAATAATgaatgtttttgtttgttcttGATATAGTGGACGGGAACAGTAAAATTGGCGGATATAACGGAATGCGGCGATCTCGAGAATTTAAGTgtgaaacaattgaaaattctatTAAGGACTAATCGCGTCGATTTCAAGGGTTGTGTGGAAAGAAGTGAGCTCCTTGATCGGGCGACACGACTCTGGGAAGCATCGAAGCAGAGTGGAAATGGTGAGTGATTTCGTGCAACGATTTTAGTTGAAAACCATGTAATCTGCTTGAAGGACTTATTAAAACAATGATGTTCTTtataaacataaattttacgtACCAATTTGGTTCTGGGCTTTTCTTATGAAGGAAGAAACCACTCccaattattaatttttctatgaATTTCAGAGACCGAAGTGGAAGGTCCTTACGACGAGAGTCTCTGCAAAATTTGTTGGGACTCGCCGATCGAGTGCGTGATTCTCGAATGCGGTCATCTCGCATGCTGCATAGACTGCGGCAAGCAAATGTCCGAGTGTCCGATTTGCAGGCAATACGTCGTGCGCGTTGTCAGGTTTTTTAAAGCTTGAAGAAATGCATAAGAAAACATAAGAAAATGTGCGCTATACTCTACAGAAAGGATACTTATAGCGCACATATGTATTATAACGTTTTGATATAACTCATAGGtatattatacatatataaaaacCTACAAAGGATATTTCATTACGAAAGGCCACTGACTTCGATCTAGATGCGTTAAAAAACTCTACTCTACAAGTACAATTTTGTGAACGTATCCCGATAGAGGTCTGTATTCATAAGTTAATGACCCTTCGTTCTCAAACATCCTGTGTATATTGATGAGTCATTTAACGCCCCGCCTTCGAGTTTTTTGACCCTGAATTCTTCATTTGTCAAAGATATTGTTTTCTCATTGTTGAATTTATTATGCTGACAATAGGTCATTGGAATTAATCactatttttcaattgttttacaaaaacAACGAGAACTCATAAAATTTCCAGACCCAAGTTTAGAATTCAGGGATTTCTTTAGATAGCGATTACACAGCTATtagaatttcgaaatattaaaataaaaaagtaagtAATGACTcggaattttcgttgaaacgaGGTACCTTTCTAGTtgatatttgaagaaaatgaagaagatAGAATCTTGAGAAATATTCATTTCatgacaaaatattaaaagaaaaaaattgtacgaatcAAAATGGGTCAAAGTTTAGGAATGAATAACTCCTGTGAAATGCCTCAACATATGGAAATATTTGCAAATGAAGATTTGCGCTAAGTGGTGCAAATCTCGTGATAAGGAAAACATACCACCGTCAGAATCAGAACATCAATCAAGCAATGACTTTCCTTAATATTTGCTCATCTTCAATTGTCGTTTTCTGTTGGACGAGGACCTCGTCAGACCGTAAAAATGCGAATGTTTGTGGAAGTTGTACGTTTATTCGACGAATTTATGGTACGACGATGTTCTCGTTGAGATTACAAacggaaagatgaatttttctttatcgtcGTGAGTAGATGTTTCAAGAAAACAATGTAtgtgatatattttttaacagATTGTCAGATAAGTATTTTCGGATTTCATAAACCAAAATTACATgagatattattatttttgcaaAGTTTCATTGTTTTCAAATAGTCCTGAATATGTAATTTTCAGAGGCTAGTGTTAAATGAGTGCTGGAACAATCACCAAGTGGTTTTCCTATCGACGATTCATTGTGACATATCATAGGGCAGATGGTAATTGGCTATTCGTTTAATTTTGTCTCTTCCTCAAGCCAAATACATGTGAGAAACAATGCGATTTTAGGTTCATGATTTTACAACCTTTTGACGCACGAGTTGTAAAAGATGCTTGGACAAAAAAGAGCATCTTTAAAGATCTTGACAGTTTCCATAATAAAggagatttttataaattacttGTATCGACAAATACCTCTTCTCGTTTGAGGGTTGAACAATTGTTCTCATTCGTTTGCTGCATTTATTCTCTCAACGTTTCTTCGTGTGCGAAACATAGAATGTGACAAAGATAAGAAAAGAGAATCACGTTCTAGACGTCGGTTGATAATAATTGTTGAATAATTAGTCGCTAATATAATCACCGGCCAACTTCATGTACGATGAAATGTAGAATCCGTCATCCATAATCATAATAGTTATCACTAATATTACCAGAAATACGTATTTTTCAAGCAGCTGTAAATACATTATTTTGAGCGTACACTGTAGGGATATTAATACGAGCCGCGATTCCAGTTCCCCGAATATTTATTCATCATTTCATTTGACTAATAAAGTTTACACATTGGGACACCGTATTCATCGTCGAGTtggtgaaattttttacattttgtcTCGTTTTTAATCAGCTTGTTGACTTCTTGTTGTGTTCTCACTTACTTCTTTTGATCGCGATGATACGAGCTGCCAAAAATTTCATACCAGTTTAAAAACAGATTAAggaatcaaaatgaaaaacaaacgtGCTATGGCACGAAACAAGCTATTTACATGACTCGAAACCTCTTAAATGGTAGAAGACTGCAAGCAAATACAAGTTGGTAATTggcaaagaaataaaatgcaCGTAATCTGGATTTCGTTAACGAATGCCATTTCGTCGAGCAGCAAAATGTTAAAATTCTAATTGCACGTAGGGTCgccgaacgattttttactctAAATTCCAAAGTCAATAGACTAGATCTTATTCTTAGTATTGAGTTTTATTCGTCCGACTAAATTGAGAACAAACATTATGGTATTCGAATTTGGCTTGTACAGAAgtgataaaaagaaatttttaatacGATCAGTCGACAAATGATGGCCGCGATTAAGACCTAATCATATTTGTAAATGCGACATCGAATTTGTCTAGTTTTCCGTCCCGTCTAGAGGGTTGAACATGAAATCCACTTGACCAACCTTCTGCCTATCTAATAAATCCAAatgctttattttattttattttttatttttattgttctttgGCTGGCACGTATGATTTGAAATGGTGGAGACAGATGAAGCCGACGGACTGGGACGAAAATAGCTTCCGctgtcaattattttctttcgataatCGAGAACTCTGAATGATTTATGCGTAAAGATTCAAAAatcgaggtgatttttcgtcgtcTTTTAGGTTGTCGTGTTCGGGAACGAATGTTTGTCGATTGTTCAGCTGTTTACCCGAAAAACGAGATTGAACGTTTATTGTTGCGGGTGTAATGTGTGTTTTACGCGTATCCTTGGATGAGTGCTTTCGTAACTAGATTCCCAAATGATCTACCGCTGTACCGGCGGAGCCATTGGCATGCCTGCGCTCACGTTTGACATTGCTGTACTTGGTCCAAGTAAAACTTGTTTTTGTTGAGCCCTCTGCGCCTCTTCTAACTGTGATCTTTCAATCTCAAATATCACTGGTGCAAAGAGTATTGCCGAAGAGCTAAAGAATAACCACGTCACTGTGCACGATAATCCGTAAACACctgaaaatcacaatttttttgttatatattTTAGCAAA
This sequence is a window from Venturia canescens isolate UGA chromosome 8, ASM1945775v1, whole genome shotgun sequence. Protein-coding genes within it:
- the LOC122415363 gene encoding E3 ubiquitin-protein ligase rififylin; amino-acid sequence: MENNLTYKFMLNVNGLIPNNIFDDMACEACSVKFSLFKRKKQCRDCMRFFCTDCVIKRGDRVLSCDNCSMLSRRPLVRSQVLKMRTKDLKHYLTAKKISLRGCVEKEDLINILMQYANGPESPLNQDRTNGVPTGPQIPSSTNGPTPSPPRRSRSPPTVTTRQTVEYPESEDQQAHTAPSAARSHEVEIEEVSGEDTTSTLSPTGPEPLVTEQDVEEMSSDEASNTQPSPIFTELPTWTGTVKLADITECGDLENLSVKQLKILLRTNRVDFKGCVERSELLDRATRLWEASKQSGNETEVEGPYDESLCKICWDSPIECVILECGHLACCIDCGKQMSECPICRQYVVRVVRFFKA